The following coding sequences are from one Daphnia pulex isolate KAP4 chromosome 11, ASM2113471v1 window:
- the LOC124207554 gene encoding uncharacterized protein LOC124207554, producing the protein MENEPEETPLESPNIAIQPKILKHSKSSVPLLPKNLKHSKLSVPFLTPRTTPTPTPSPLVTNLVTVQPFKSCLGNLRIDIKSKTARFGQQDRMCVPKSNKEKSLVNVPSQNETCVSISPEKNESIEYEAISSYAFKNGSVKRSLDVGKNYKAKKHCGDISISDLFRDQRMKSDSEEPSILKTIGIFTILKMYQRDDFESFIETNLMG; encoded by the exons ATGGAAAACGAGCCAGAAGAGACTCCTCTGGAATCACCCAACATAGCGATTCAGCCAAAAATTCTTAAACATTCGAAATCGTCTGTTCCTCTTTTGCCAAAAAATCTTAAACATTCCAAATTATCTGTTCCTTTTCTGACGCCTAGAACTACACCGACGCCTACTCCTTCACCACTAGTGACAAATCTTGTTACAGTGCAGCCttttaaaag CTGTTTAGGTAATTTACGGATTGATATTAAAAGCAAAACAGCAAGATTTGGACAACAAGATAGAATGTGTGTACCAAAATCGAATAAAGAGAAGTCTTTAGTCAACGTACCGAGTCAAAACGAAACTTGTGTATCTATCTCACctgagaaaaatgaatcgattGAATATGAAGCAATATCCAGTTATGCTTTTAAGAACGGGAGCGTGAAAAGAAGTCTGGATGTTGGTAAAAATTACAAAGCTAAGAAACACTGTGGTGATATTTCTATTTCGGATTTGTTTAGGGATCAAAG AATGAAAAGCGATTCAGAAGAACCTTCAATTCTCAAGACTATCGGAATTTTTAC AATTCTGAAAATGTACCAACGTGATGACTTTGAGAGTTTCATTGAAACAAATCTAATGGGCTAA